A window of Scophthalmus maximus strain ysfricsl-2021 chromosome 10, ASM2237912v1, whole genome shotgun sequence contains these coding sequences:
- the LOC118283959 gene encoding protein myomixer-like, whose product MPAVLILLRSLVIRLLSSRLAGSVARFLRRSLSTGAAHLGTALRHVWDRVRSQESKEAVLGCVLCILNMHKKVEN is encoded by the coding sequence ATGCCAGCAGTTCTCATCTTGCTGCGGTCCCTGGTTATCAGGCTCCTCAGTAGCAGACTGGCAGGCTCAGTGGCACGGTTCCTCAGGAGAAGCCTCTCTACGGGCGCTGCCCACCTTGGCACGGCGCTGCGCCACGTCTGGGACCGCGTTCGATCCCAGGAGTCCAAGGAAGCCGTCCTGGGCTGTGTGCTCTGCATTCTCAACATGCACAAGAAGGTGGAGAACTga